Proteins encoded together in one bacterium window:
- a CDS encoding tetratricopeptide repeat protein, with protein sequence MLKRISLLLMLACGLWLATTAAQAAKNEALDKAREAASHDEWEDAMHWAQQAVELEPKNEDAWALLGNTQMALGDTTSAVGSWEKAVSYDPRHTGAVLALTDHYLESNRVVDAERVVAAGEEKDKKGRIDEIKVARGLIFAHAGNMPEATKILASATAKNPKNPLYPQILARIYESKQVYDLAEKHYADAWALAPGDPVLAFEYGVVLQQQKKYKEALDLFKVVQEKDPNNKTVDYLVGRLYFAAGRYVEAARQFEMAVEKRPDHFLSNLLLGRSYYELSKSEKVDFYEKAVEWLRKASELKPDREDVKVLLAEVLLTRSRVSYAQAGQADQADVESDLMRLLYQRNLEELHGLVGNDKELQAAIDKVLVKLTSERQEEAKRRAKLLMLGIEYAREALTLNPTLPGAHGHIARCFDKLGLLDSAVVYQRVQYEMTPDDKTEFKRLVNMTQRLNRQGDLITLLQPMMGDTAMLARYGLILANAQIETANYNDARATIKQIVEYDPTYCDAHQLNAYIDLKRERYAEAIPALRAGVRSCPKESSLWVYLGDCLYFSNPKDKDTVKEAKEAYTKACALHNPDGCEKKEQVTELLKTLR encoded by the coding sequence ATGTTGAAGCGAATTTCCCTACTACTCATGCTGGCTTGCGGCTTGTGGCTGGCAACGACGGCGGCTCAGGCGGCCAAGAATGAGGCTCTGGACAAGGCCCGGGAAGCGGCCAGCCACGACGAGTGGGAAGACGCCATGCATTGGGCGCAACAGGCGGTCGAGCTCGAACCCAAGAATGAGGATGCGTGGGCGCTGCTGGGCAACACGCAGATGGCCTTGGGTGATACGACGTCGGCCGTAGGAAGCTGGGAAAAGGCGGTATCCTATGACCCCCGGCATACGGGCGCGGTGCTGGCTCTGACGGACCATTACCTTGAGAGCAACCGGGTGGTGGACGCCGAGCGAGTGGTGGCGGCGGGGGAGGAAAAGGACAAGAAGGGGAGGATTGACGAGATCAAGGTAGCGCGCGGGCTGATTTTCGCTCACGCGGGGAATATGCCGGAAGCGACCAAGATTCTGGCCAGCGCGACGGCCAAGAATCCGAAAAACCCCCTTTATCCGCAGATTTTGGCGCGCATCTACGAGAGCAAACAGGTCTACGATTTGGCCGAGAAGCACTATGCCGACGCGTGGGCTTTGGCTCCCGGTGATCCGGTGCTGGCCTTTGAATACGGGGTAGTACTTCAACAACAGAAGAAGTACAAAGAGGCGCTGGATCTGTTCAAGGTGGTTCAGGAGAAGGATCCGAACAACAAGACCGTTGACTATCTGGTCGGCCGTCTTTACTTCGCCGCCGGCCGGTACGTAGAGGCGGCACGGCAGTTTGAAATGGCGGTCGAGAAGCGACCGGATCATTTTCTGTCCAACCTTCTCTTAGGACGAAGCTACTATGAACTCTCGAAAAGTGAAAAAGTTGATTTTTATGAGAAGGCAGTTGAATGGCTCCGCAAGGCGAGCGAGTTGAAGCCAGACCGCGAAGATGTTAAGGTACTATTGGCAGAGGTATTGTTGACGCGAAGCCGTGTGAGTTATGCTCAAGCTGGACAGGCTGATCAAGCTGATGTTGAATCTGACTTGATGAGATTACTCTATCAACGAAATCTCGAAGAACTTCACGGACTTGTGGGCAACGACAAGGAGTTACAAGCGGCTATTGATAAGGTTCTTGTGAAGCTAACCTCCGAGAGGCAAGAAGAGGCGAAGCGTCGGGCCAAGTTACTGATGCTTGGAATCGAATATGCTCGCGAGGCCCTCACGTTAAACCCCACTTTGCCGGGTGCCCATGGTCACATCGCTCGTTGCTTTGACAAACTGGGATTGTTGGATTCGGCGGTTGTTTATCAGCGTGTTCAATACGAAATGACACCCGATGACAAGACAGAATTCAAACGATTAGTCAATATGACTCAGCGGTTGAATCGTCAAGGCGATCTGATCACTCTGCTTCAGCCGATGATGGGCGACACGGCCATGCTGGCGCGGTACGGACTGATCCTGGCTAACGCACAGATCGAAACGGCCAACTACAACGACGCACGAGCAACGATCAAGCAGATTGTCGAGTACGATCCGACGTATTGCGACGCGCACCAGCTTAACGCCTACATTGATCTGAAACGGGAACGCTACGCCGAGGCGATTCCGGCGCTGCGGGCGGGCGTGCGATCCTGTCCCAAGGAGTCATCGCTGTGGGTGTATCTGGGTGATTGTCTCTATTTCTCGAATCCCAAGGACAAGGATACGGTGAAGGAGGCCAAGGAAGCCTACACTAAGGCTTGTGCGCTGCACAATCCCGACGGCTGCGAGAAGAAGGAACAGGTAACGGAGCTTCTCAAGACGCTCCGCTGA
- a CDS encoding MotA/TolQ/ExbB proton channel family protein — MKQGTFTIITLVGALVISSVFYWAILPIMDKGVEETPLIHQISLAGPVVPILLMLTLMLLTFVLERIFTLAKARGTSPLPTFFSHFTKSVREAKYEEASKLCDRQRGSAAAVLKAASDQYLRTKDDKAMSTEKRISETQRAINEARLLEVPFLERNLIALSTIASIATMVGLLGTTIGMIRAFAAMSTQGAPNAAELARGISEALVNTALGLFAAILGIVAYNFFVNKVDQFNYQIDEAAYLMIEILKEKEAA; from the coding sequence ATGAAGCAAGGAACCTTCACGATCATCACGCTGGTGGGCGCGTTGGTCATCTCGTCGGTTTTCTACTGGGCGATTCTTCCCATCATGGATAAGGGTGTGGAAGAGACTCCGTTGATCCACCAGATTTCGCTGGCGGGACCGGTCGTACCGATTCTGCTGATGTTGACGTTGATGCTCTTGACGTTTGTTTTGGAGCGCATTTTCACGCTGGCCAAGGCCCGTGGAACATCGCCGTTGCCCACGTTTTTCTCCCATTTCACGAAGTCGGTACGCGAGGCGAAGTACGAGGAAGCCAGCAAGCTGTGCGACAGGCAGCGCGGTTCGGCGGCGGCTGTTTTAAAGGCGGCCTCGGATCAATACTTGCGGACCAAGGACGACAAGGCGATGAGTACGGAGAAGCGGATCAGTGAGACGCAACGCGCAATCAACGAGGCGCGACTGCTGGAAGTTCCGTTTCTCGAGCGCAACCTGATCGCACTCTCGACGATTGCCTCCATCGCGACGATGGTCGGTCTCTTGGGGACGACGATCGGCATGATTCGCGCATTCGCCGCCATGTCCACGCAGGGCGCTCCCAATGCGGCCGAGCTGGCCCGCGGAATTTCCGAGGCGCTGGTCAACACCGCCCTCGGTCTATTCGCGGCGATTCTCGGTATCGTGGCCTATAATTTCTTCGTCAACAAGGTGGATCAGTTCAACTACCAGATTGACGAAGCGGCCTATCTGATGATTGAGATTCTCAAGGAGAAGGAAGCGGCCTAA